In the Brettanomyces bruxellensis chromosome 3, complete sequence genome, CTTTTGGTAGGAGCCGCTTATCAGCTGGGTGACGTTCTCAGTTGTGTTGCTGGAGGAATATTGAGGGGCCAGGGAAGACAGTATATTGGCGGATGGCTAAATCTCACATGCTACTACGTGATTGCCCTACCCGTGTCATACTACTGTGGTTTCCATCTGAAGTTGGGGCTACCAGGCTTGTGGCTGGGTATGGTTGTTGCATTGGGCACAATTTCAATTGGTGCTGTTATTGCTGTTCTTACCACCAACTGGCGTGTGCTCATTCAGAAGTCAGTTGAAGATGGTCTGAGTGATTATCAACGGACTATTTGCTCGGATTCAACCAGCATCCTCTCTAGAAATGATAGATCAGTTGCTGCTCGTGTCAGTCACAATATGCTCTCTCCTGTTGCCTCTGCAAGCGGTGCTGAAATTATGGCTTCCTAGAACCTTTAAGGATTCTCTTAGAAATTATTCTCACATATATTTACCTCGACAGACCAATTCCGATTTACTATTTATAAAGACGAACTTTTGTATTTGCTAGAGGGCAGTAGATGACATGGGCTCAACAAAAGGTAAGTACAGTTTATTCCTTTTGTATATTCTCTGTGAGCTTCTCTGGAGGCGTATACCTTTTATCAGCTTGTTGAAAAGCTGGTATATCAATTACCgcgtatttttttgaatttaaatttgaatttaaattcaatttttatttttttttaaatttttttttggttccAATCTGCAGAAAAGCATTCTGCACATCCTATTGTGTAATATCAGAAGTTGAGCGAGAAAGATAGACACATATCTTAGGCGTCATCAGTACAACAGAAACCTATTCGCTTCTCCAAAAGTTATAAAATATCTAACATTAACAGCTATCATTTCATTAGATCGGATATATAACACCTCTACTACACTGTCTGAGGGCATTTAACTTAATTATACCGCAGTTACATCGTTTGTgccatctttttcttttttaccCGACTGGATTTGCCTTCATATAACAAGTACAAAAGATGTCTTGGTTTGGATCATCAGAGACGGATGGACTTGATCCAATTATAGAAAGGGCAACATCCGAAACGATCCCAAATGGAGATATCGATTTTGGTGCTGCTCTTGAACTCAGCGATCGTATAAGATCTAAACAAATTCCCCCAAAAGATGCCATGAGATCTCTGAAGAAGCGCTTTCTTTCGAGCAAGGATCcgaacaaacaaaaatcatCATTGAAGCTAATTGATTTCTGCATCAAAAATGGCGGTGAGCATTTCTTGCTAGACATTTCGTCGAAGGAGTTCATGGATCCATTCATTGGCATTTTGCATGATAAGAATCTTAACGGAGAAGTTAAGCAATATCTTTTGGAGTTGATTCAATCATGGTCTATTATGTTTAGTACACATCCAAAACTTTCGTACGTGAATGATGTTTACAAGAAATTGCAGGGCGAGAAATTCAAGTTTCCAGATATTACCGAGTACGTAGACTCGAGCCTTATTGAGTCTAAAGTGGCTCCGGAATGGGAGGATTCAGATGCCTGCATGCTATGCTCAAAActcttctccttcattAACCGTAAACATCATTGTAGATCATGTGGTGGCGTTTTTTGCCAGGAGCATTCATCGCAAAGTTGCGAGTTGCCAGAATTGGGCATAACTGTTCCTGTTCGTGTGTGCGATACGTGCTATCAGGAACACATGGACAAGCTTGAGGCACAGAAGAAGACCTCAAATAAGAAGTCACACAAAAAGCACAAGAGTAATAAGGCTTCTTCGAAATATAGTATTggaaatgaagatgatgaccTCAAGAAAGCCATAGAGCTTTCCCTGCAGGAGGCTGGCATGACTCCAGAGGCTACAACAAACACTAAAGATGATATATCTCAACCACCACCATacgaggatgaggatgcaGCAATGAAGGCTGCTATAGAAGCCAGCCTACAGGATCTTCATCAGCAGGAGAAGCCCATCTCTTCGAACAACTCGGTTAAACAGGATTCGCTagtgaagaaggagaactTTTATTCGAATATGCTTCCATCGGATAAAAACCTGAACACAGATTTTCCAGCAGGTGATAATGTGTACAATGCTGCGGAAGAGGTTGAACCAGCTCGTGAATCGATTGATGATTGCAGAATAACAgggaaagatgaaaataatctGCTTTTATTTGTCAAGACCATCAATACTTATTTAAAGACGAACCCCCAGCAGAGAATACCGCTTAGCAAGGATATTACTATGAAACAAATGTATAGTGACGTTGTTTTGCTACAACCGAAGGTGGAGCAGAACTTAACTAAGTACACAGGCGAACTGGAGAGATACCAAGATTTATATTCCAAGATATTTGCCATcaataaaatatacaaTGAGATGTTGCAGCAGCGATCGGGCCAGCAGGTTCAGCAGAGGCCACCGTTCGATATTCCTCAAGCAAATCCTTGGAATTCGGGAACGCAAATACCCAATCCAGAGCATAGAAATAGCTCCATTCCTCAAGATGGACGTGCTTCATTTAGCAATGACAACACACCAAGTTACCACACGCTATCAGACTCCATTTCTTCAGGAGGTAAACAGACAAGGCAGAATACTTGGAATTCACAGCTATCTGGCACGAACACGATTACGGCGATCGGTGAAAGACCACAGATGCCACTTCCGGCAGCCAGTACTACAAATAAATCGGAATTGAACATACCATCATCTCCATACGCGGACAATCGCAAAAATTCGTTCAATTCGATTGATTATGCGCCACTTCCTGAACAAGCCACGGTGCCTGTGCAGAAGGAACCAAGCATGCCGGATAGTGCTATAAACTCAGAAAAGGATTTGCAAGTGACTCCTACAGAAGAGAAACCGCCGCAACAGCAGGAACCTGTCAATTTAATCGACCTTTAATTGATTGGCAGATCATCAAAATTACTGCTCTGGGGCTTTGTCGGATAAAAATGACTGACTGTctattttccaaaattttttccatttttttttgtcgtGGTTGATAGATAGCATAAAGAACAGCtggtaataaaaaattcgCCGTTGACGTCAGACAGATAAATACTTAAACCCACTTAAAAGCAAAGCTGGAaaacacttttttttcctaaAACTTAAAATTGACAGGACACTTTAATTTGCTTGCTTACTTAGATAAACTTGTGTaagttaaagaaaaagataagtCCGACTGAGTCTTAAAAATATCTTGAACGTGCCTGAAGGTAGTATTTACATCAATATTATCCAACGCGTGTTAAATTGCCTAAACCGCAACGTTATGTGGATCGCGCTCCTATATCTGTTAACGGCAACGATGGCCCAGGTGGCGGAgtcaaataataatgacaTCATATGCCCGAAAGGAGATCATAAAGAAGCCTGTTACAGTCGGCATTTTGAACCATCATCAGAGTGGAAAATTGTCAAGGAAGGTCAAATGATACCTACAGGTTTGGAAATACGAATGGGTATAGATGGAAGTGGAATTAAAGAGGCAAGAATTGCCGGTGATGATCATGGAATGGACGTTTCAGATGCTGAGATAATACCAGCCGGTGATGAGAAGATCGGTCTAGATTCAAATTCGAATCCGGAACAGGTGCTCGAAGTTTCAGAAGCACTAAAAAATGATGGAATCAATAATTATAAGGAGCAGACTAGTTTCTCCGATCGGGAGGAATTCAAGAGCCTCAGCGGATATATCATCACTCTAGGCAAGCAGAGAAAGCTGAGTTCTGAGAACTTCGAGACAATAGTCAAGAATCTGGAAAGACTTGCCGAGCTCAGCTCCGATTATGAGATAGGGTCAGATGTGTCCAAAGGGCATTCTCTAGAGTCACTTTTGGCATTGTCAGGAATTTCAGATAACAGCAATCATAAGGATGAATTCGTCTTCAGTGGTCTAGGccaaaaggaaattgtAAAAGTTAAGGACATGAGTTTGAGATGCCTTTCAAGTGCTTTAAGGAATAACGACGAGAGTTTAGCACATCTTTCAGAGGCCATTCCAGATCGCGTTTCATTTGTAACAAGGCTCATTTCTCAGGAAACAAACCCTTTGCTTCAAAGGCGGAGAATCGGGTTGCTAGGAGCGTTGATAACCAATGACGAGTTTGAACAAGCAATCAATAACAACTCGGTCAGGGAATTGTTGGAAAGGCTTGGCAGAAACTCGCCGAATGAATTGGTTCGGGAACGCGTTAGCAATACTTTGTCGGATTTGGCAAATAAGCGAGGGGACGAAGCGATTGTGAAGCAATGAATGAGAAAATATCGTTAATACAtctttctatttatttttattttttatgaaCTTTACTTGATCGGGACATTCTTTAAGGGGCAGCGTGTACATAGAGATGGAATAAATCTGAGTGgaacaaatacaaaaaaaaaaaaacatggAATGTATTTTCCGTACCGGGATAATACCTGTTGGAGGAATATTGCCGACCCATTCCATGCTTTCGGACACAATGAACTTTAATGTAAACAACCGCTGCACATTTTTGGGAGTGTGCACACCAAAgagaacaaataaaaacgGTATGAGGCTTATGGAGAAAGGGGcattgaagaaatatggCATTGTTGGTCTACTTGGTCTAGTGTAGTCgtattatattttgttgtAAGATATCGCGGTTGCATTTACTAGGAAAGAGTGCTCGtgtttcaaaaaaatgcttcttttcgaTGCGGTGTACCCCTGATTTCTGTTCCAGATACAGCCACCTAACAATTCCGGTAAAAAAATGGTTGTTTAGAGCGGTTGACAGCCCCTGATCTAAAAAGACGCGCGAAGGtattgctttattttttgttcttcgATCCCCAAAGGAGTGAAAGAATAATTCTCGGTCCTATGACGTTTTATTAAATCATAAGTGAATATGCCCAGTTGTGGACGCAACAGGCTGAATTTTGAAGCTTACGGTATGTTTTTAGAGATTGttcttgaatatttcatccTCTTATGTGGTATGACGTGAAAAATCTGGTAGCAAAGTTGGAAATTAAAGTTGAAGCGTGCAAAATTCCACAATACTTAACGAAACACGCTAGAAACATTTATGATACGTCCATTGTTCACACCGGTTACAATAGAAGTCACGAAAAAATTCCCTCAAAATCTCCACTTACTGCGAGAGGAACTGCATGAAATCACACACagtgtaaaaaaaaaaaaaaaggcgCGTTGAGAAGAAATCGTCGGCAGCTTGTATAAATACATTGTACATGCATCAAAAGCAGAATTCTTGGCTAGAATCACTTTAAGGGATCTTATAGCAGGTTTTCtgcatactttttttttctctttctttctagtttcttttctactGAAGCACTTAGCCAATACAATCAAGATCAGTGCACCAAGACATAAAGGGGAAAATCAAGGATTTAAAATGGCAGCTATAGAACTCAAAGCTAGAGATGCAGTCGCAAAAGCAGAAGCTACAGTTGGTTCTGCCTATTTTTACACAGACCTTCAGCAAGTGACTAAGGATATTCAGACCCAAGTTATGACAACGTCAAGTGCAGGAGGACCAATCACTCAgctatcatcatctgagGTTGCCGGTAGTATTGAAAATCCTGCTGCCACTTCCATAAGTTCGTTAGTCAATTCTAATATTACGGCTAGCACTCAAGGGGGGATTAATTCATCAATAACGTTGAACCAATCTCGGAGCAGCACTCCTGCCACCGGCTCTGTGGAAAGTATTCTGACCGATGATCTTACAGGAAGCATCCAAATTGAcacatcattttcaattaCTGGagtttcatcatcaccgGTGGGGACCCAAAGCACCAAAGCAACAAGCACGGGCAATTCAGGTGCCGCTCCTATTAGGTTCACATCAGGCCATCATTCATGCAAGTTTCAGATGCTTCTTGGAGtaatgcttcttcttccaattttgaTGTGATTTTACACCCTCGTTGACATAATCTGCGTAC is a window encoding:
- a CDS encoding uncharacterized protein (BUSCO:EOG09261ZXZ), producing MSWFGSSETDGLDPIIERATSETIPNGDIDFGAALELSDRIRSKQIPPKDAMRSLKKRFLSSKDPNKQKSSLKLIDFCIKNGGEHFLLDISSKEFMDPFIGILHDKNLNGEVKQYLLELIQSWSIMFSTHPKLSYVNDVYKKLQGEKFKFPDITEYVDSSLIESKVAPEWEDSDACMLCSKLFSFINRKHHCRSCGGVFCQEHSSQSCELPELGITVPVRVCDTCYQEHMDKLEAQKKTSNKKSHKKHKSNKASSKYSIGNEDDDLKKAIELSLQEAGMTPEATTNTKDDISQPPPYEDEDAAMKAAIEASLQDLHQQEKPISSNNSVKQDSLVKKENFYSNMLPSDKNLNTDFPAGDNVYNAAEEVEPARESIDDCRITGKDENNLLLFVKTINTYLKTNPQQRIPLSKDITMKQMYSDVVLLQPKVEQNLTKYTGELERYQDLYSKIFAINKIYNEMLQQRSGQQVQQRPPFDIPQANPWNSGTQIPNPEHRNSSIPQDGRASFSNDNTPSYHTLSDSISSGGKQTRQNTWNSQLSGTNTITAIGERPQMPLPAASTTNKSELNIPSSPYADNRKNSFNSIDYAPLPEQATVPVQKEPSMPDSAINSEKDLQVTPTEEKPPQQQEPVNLIDL